GGGGAAAATGCTGCGCCACATATTTTTGGCCCACCATGAAGCCGAGCACGCTTTCTGTCGCCGCTACGCCGCGCAGCTCCCGCGAACGCTGCTCCTGCTGACCGCTGAGCACCTGTCCGTAAAACCGGAAATGGGCATCATCGAAATCCGCGCTTAGGTTGGGCGCGCTGCTGCGGAGCAGGTGAAACCGGAGGTAGGTCTGCCAGTCGCTTACAGGCACTTCGGCCTGCATGGCAGCAAAAGCGGTGAAGTAGGATGGCTGACGCACAACGAGTTCTTCAATATCAGCGAGACCTGCGGCTTCCAGGAAAACCGGCCAGTCGAGGCCCGGGGCCGTTTCGGCGAGTTCGGTGGTTGTCATCAGGTTGTAGGTAGCGACGCGATCGCGGCTTTCGACGCGGGTCCAGTGATGCTCCGCTATGCCGGTTTCGAGACGAATCACGGTTTCAGCGGCCTGCGCGGGGTTGTCCCAGCCGGCGAGTTCCCACAGGGTTTGGATGTAGGTGCGGTAGGCTTCGAGCAGGGCGAGGGAGCGGTCATCATCGTTCAGGTAAAAATCGCGGTCGGGCAGCCCGAGTCCTGACTGACTCCCGGAAGTGATGTACCGGTCGCTTTGCTGCGGATCCTGCCCCACAAACAGCGATATGGGGATGCCTGCGCGGTAGCGCTGAAAGTAGCCCCAGAGTCCGGCGAGATCGGCATGAGATTCTAATTCGTCAATCTGTGCAAGCTGAGGCGAAAGGGGCTCAAGCCGGAGTTGTTCGAGCAGATCGGTGTTCATGAAGGCACGGAACATATCCCCAATTTTCTGCTGATCACTGCCGTGCGGTGCCTGAGCTTCGGCGGCTTCGCGGATGATTTCGAGTACGTGACCGTCAGCAATTTCGCGCAGCTCATCGAAGCTGCCCCATCGGGCGCGGTCGCCGGGAATCTCCGTCTGCTCCAGCCAAAGGCCGTTCACAAACTGATAGAAGTCATCACCCGGATGTACCGAGGTATCCATAAAATGCGTGTAAATGCCGGAAGAAAGCTCCCGGTCGCTTTTTGAGGCTGTACGCGTTTCACGCTCCCCTGTGTCTGAGACAGGCACCGCGGGTTGTGCTGCTACCAGAGGTGAAAACAGCAGCGCGAAGAGGAGGAAGCTGATTAAGGGTCGAATCATAAGGAAATGGTATAAGACGGTTGGACTATTGACAGTATTGGTTTTTTGATTTGGTCTGAAATCAAACAGAAGCGTGTAAATTATGAAAAGTTCGTACATCACAAAAAAGCAGCCCTTGGTTTAGCTGCGGATGATGACAGACAAACATTTTGAGATTAGCGGTGATTCACGTTACATTCAACCACCTTACCAAGTTTTGCGCTTACAGGCCTGTTTTTAAAAAAATGTGAGTACCGTGGCGTATTTGAATCTTCATTCCTTTAATATGAAAACTTATTTTTGATGAAAATGAATGATTTTTCCCGTTTTATCACAGCTATTCTGGAAGATGACCAAGCTGCTATGAACCGCTATGCCCAAGAGGTAACCCGGGTATTGACCGATTTTTTAATGATTCATTTTCAGGTTAAAAAAGCGGATGCAGAAGATTGTGCGCAAAATGTGCTGCTCATGGTGATCAGCAAAACCAAAGCGGGGGAACTTACGCCGGATAAGCCGCCGGCGTATATGCTTATTTCTGCACGGAATGAATATTTCCGGCTCTATAAAGACCAAAAGCGCAATGGAGAATTGCCGGATCATGACCTGATTGAGAGTCCGCTCGAAAATCCCGGCGAGCTGCTTGTGAGTAAAGAGCTGAAGGATATTTTGTATTACTGCATTGGAAAACTTAGCGCGGGCTATCAGAAACTTGTGCTGTATATGCTTAAAAATCCGGACGAAAAAGCGGAAGGTCTCGCACGTGAGTTAAATACCAGCGTCAACAACATCTGGACCCGCAAACACCGGCTTAATCAGAAGCTCATGGAGTGCATGAAAAAAAAGATTTAGAAAAAGTGTAAGGAATTCGGGAGTTGTTACTCTGTAGGGTGTACGTAGGAAAAGGCAGCCTACCAGTTAATCAGCAAGCTACTACTCGTTTAAGTTTATTTTTCCAGTTTATTGAGCAAAGTTACCAGACCATTTAAAATGAATCGGCTGCCAGGTTTCATACAAAGTGTACTGTTACACATTTTGAGAGAGTACCATCCAATATTTGATTATTAATTCCAGGTAAGATGAAAGATCAGAGCAAAAATAAATTGATTGAAACTGCACATAAGAAAATTGATCGCTATTTGTCGGGTAAAATGACTGCGAAGGAGACCGAAGCTTTTTGGGTTTTTCTCATCGAAAACCCGGAATTCCGGGATCACCTTCACCTTGAAGCCAACCTGCGGCACCTTGCCGCAACAGAACCCGCAAAACTGGAAGAACTTTTACAAGAAGCAGAAGCTTCCCTTCAGGCTGATGATGCCTTAGCTTCGTCTCAGGCTGAGAGTGAAGCAGTTCCGTACAGTGCCAAACCCACTCTCAGCAGCTCTGAAAAACCACAGTCCCAGCCCTCAATGCATAAGATTAAGCCGTATCTGAGCTGGATTGCAGCCGCAGCCGCGGTCTTATTGCTGGTATGGGGACTCAACCTGCTGAGTGTCAGCTCCCAAACCGGCGAGCAGGCACGTATGGCTCTGATTGACCGCCTTGACGTGCCTCACCATGCGGATTACCTCTTCTATGAGCCCATTGATGCTTTCCGGAATGATGATCCGGCAGATCGGCTGGAAGAAATCATAGACCTTTCCCTGTTACTTGCCTTTTCTGCAAGCTACGAGGAGGCACTCGAACTCTATGAAGAAGTGATTGAGTTTTATCCCGACGATCCGCGGGTTTCGGTGATTTACCTCAATAAAGGTTTAACAGAGTACAATCTCGAAAGGTGGGATGCCGCTGTTACATCCTTTCAGCGTACGCTGAGCTTTGATGACACGGAGCTGTACGTGCGTGAAAAGGCAAACTGGTTCATGGCTAACGCTTATATAGAGCAAGGTTTGCTTTTCCGGGCACTCCGGCCGCTTCGTCTTGTAGCTGAAAAGCAGGGTCAGTTCGGAAACGACGCATCAGAATTTCTCAGTCTCATCCGTCCTTTCCTACTCGACGAATACATTCAGCATGTTGACGGCGATTTCGATTTCGAAACATTCGACGGATATGAATTTCTGGAGGATGTCGATTTAGACTAAGGTAACAGCTTAGCATGCAGTTCTGACAGTCTGAAAGCGCACTATAGCTTCCTTTCTGGAAATAAAAAGCCGGATACGGTAATCGCTGATATGCACAGCGCCGTATCCGGCTTTTTTGTTGTAGTTGCAGGGATAATATCTTTGTCGTGCCTTAGGCGTGGAGTAGCCCGAAAAATAACCAGTCCGGGTTAGCTGAGCTCGTACTTGAGCGGTGGTAAACCTGCCTCAATCAAATCCCGCTTCGGCTCATACCAGGGAGGCAGAATTAAGGTCTCGCCCAGCTTATCGGGATCTTCATCCCGGTCAAACCCGGGGCCGTCAGTTGCCAGCTCAAACAGTACGCCGCCCGGCTCTTTAAAGTACACGGATTTAAACCAAAAGCGGTCGATCTGTGGCGAAGGGGACAGGCCGAATTGCAGCACGCGGTTGCGGATGGTCATTTCTTCTTCTGAGTCCTTCACGCGCCAGGCAAGGTGATGGATTCCTCCTGTGCCCCAACGCCCTAGACCGAGGGAAGCGTCCGCGTGTACTTCGATCAGCTTACCGGAAGTGCCGCCTTCAACCCCGAAACGCACCCAGCCGTCATCTTCTGAGATTCGTGTGTAGCCAAGCCCTTCGGTGAGCAGCATTTCGGTGTATTTGAGTTCACGTACCTGAAACCGCACATTATGCATACCGCGCAGCTGTTTTGCCGCAGGTACCGGACTTCTTTCCCATGCTGCGAAATCCCGTGCATCCTCATTTTCAGTTAAAGCAAGCCCCAATCCGTGCGGATCGGAAAAAACGAGGTGCTGTTCCCCGAAGCGCACTTCTTCACGTACTGATATTCCGTGTTCCTGCAGGCGCTCCTGCCAGTACGGCATTGAACCGTTAGGAATGGCGAAAATAACTTCATTTGCCATTCCTGCGCCGGTTTTTGCTGGCCCCATGGCAGGCCAGGGGAAAAAAGTGAGGTCAGTACCGGGATTCCCGTCCCTGTCAGCAAAAAACAGATGATACGTATCGGGTGCATCCTGATTAATGCTTTTTTTAACCAGACGAAGTCCCATCACTTTCGTGTAAAAATCAAGATTTTCCTGAGGGTCACCGGCAATAGCCGTGATATGATGTAATCCGTGTACGTTCGCTTTCATGATGAGTCTTATTGGATTTGTGTTTATATATTTCCCGAGCTAACGATGGCCGCCCAAAAAACGTTTGTTTAAACAAATAATTTTGCAAACAACTGTTATTCAGGAGTTAAGGTGATGGAGGAAGCTGGCAAGTACACCATCATCCTACACCGCACTGCACGGTCGTAATGGCTGGTATTTTATTTAGGGGGAAACACCGGGAACATCAGGGGTTGGGCGACAGCTCATGAGCGACCAAACCTAACCTGCATTGGTAAGCATATCTGATTACCATGTGGCAAAAAATAGTGTTGTCCTCCGGCCGCAAAGGCGCTTGCTATCAATATATTATTCCGCCTTTTTTTGTACTTTGATCTCATATTATTATTCAAAAGTAGCGGTTTGGATTTTGCTTACGGCAAAGTACAAGCTTAAGCTGTTCCTGTACTATTAAAATACTGATGTTTATGAGTCCTGTACCTGATTCGCCTCTGTTCGCTAAGTGGAAAACACAAGCTGAGAAATTTTTGAAAGGCGCACCGCTTGAAAGCCTGTTTTATGAAACGCCCGAAGGCATCACCATGAAGCCTATTTACACTTCGGAAGATCTTTCAGCCCTTCCCTGGAAAGACAGCCTGCCCGGGCAAGAGCCCTTCACCCGTGGACCGTATCCGACCATGTACACACAGCGACCCTGGACCATCCGGCAGTATGCGGGCTTCTCAACTGCAGAAGAGTCTAACGCTTTCTACCGCAAAGCACTTGCTGCGGGACAGCGCGGTTTGAGCGTGGCCTTCGACCTTGCAACGCACCGCGGGTATGATTCCGATCACCCAAGGGTAGAGGGCGATGTCGGAAAAGCTGGGGTCGCCATCGACTCGGTCGAAGACATGAAAATCCTGTTCGACGGCATTCCGCTCGACAAGATGTCGGTTTCCATGACCATGAACGGCGCCGTGCTGCCGGTGCTTGCAAGCTATATTGTAGCAGCGGAGGAGCAGGGCGTGACACAGGAACAGCTCAGCGGCACCATTCAGAACGACATCCTGAAGGAGTTCATGGTGCGCAACACCTACATCTATCCCCCGCAGCCTTCTATGCGGATTGTTTCGGATATTATTGCGCACACGAGCCGGTACATGCCGCGCTACAATTCGATTTCCATTTCAGGCTATCACATGCAGGAAGCCGGTGCGAACAGCGTGCTCGAGCTCGCCTTCACCATTGCCGACGGTCTCGAATATGTAGAAGCCGCCCAAACAGCCGGACTTGATGTCGATGACTTCGCGCCGCGACTCTCCTTTTTCTTCGCCATTGGCATGAACTTTCTCATGGAAGTCGCCAAGCTTCGCGCCGCCCGCACACTCTGGGCCGAAATGATGAAGAAGCGCTACAGTCCGAAAAATCCGAAGTCGCTTATGCTGCGGACGCACTGTCAGACTTCCGGCTGGAGCCTTACGGCGCAGGATCCGCTCAACAATGTTGTGCGCACAACCATTGAAGCCATGGCCGCCGTGCTCGGTGGGACCCAAAGTCTGCACACCAACTCTTACGACGAAGCCCTTTCGCTACCGACCGATACCGCTGCGCGCATCGCCCGAAACACACAGCTGATCATCTCTGAGGAAACCGATATCACCAAAACCGTCGATCCGTTCGCCGGATCCTATGCGGTGGAGTCTCTCACCATGGAGCTGGTCGAAAAGGCCCGTGCCATCATCGACGAAGTCACCGAACTGGGCGGCATGGCCAAAGCTATCGAAAGCGGCATGCCCAAAATGCGCATCGAAGAAGCCGCTGCCATCAAGCAGGCGGGCATCGATAAGGGGGACGTCACTATTGTAGGGGTAAACAAGTACCGGCTCGCAAAGGAGGATGACATCGAGGTGCTTGATATCGACAACACCGAGGTCCGCCGGAAGCAGATCGAGCGGCTTGAAAAAGTGAAGGCCGCCCGCGACAACGGCAAGGTCGAAGCTGCCCTGAACAAGCTGCGCGAAGCCGCTACGAATCCGGACATCAACCTTCTCGAAGCTTCTATTGAAGCCGCGCGCGTCCGCTGCACGGTAGGTGAAATTTCCGAAGCCCTTGAAAAAGTATGGGGCCGCCACAACGCTACCGCGCAAACCATTTCGGGCGTGTACGAAAGTGCCTACAAAGCCGACGACTCCTATACCAAAATCAAAAAAGCAATTGAAGCTTTCGCCGGACAGGAAGGTCGCCGTCCCCGCATGCTGGTCGTAAAAATGGGGCAGGACGGTCACGACCGCGGTGCGAAAGTTGTCGCTACCGCTTTTGCCGATATCGGTTTTGATGTGGACATGGGACCCTTGTTTTCCACACCGGAAGAAGCCGCGAAAATGGCGGTTGAAAACGATGTGCACGTTGTGGGCGTATCAAGCCTTGCCGCCGGGCACAAAACCCTGATTCCGAAGCTCATCAGCGAGCTGAAAAAGCAGGACGCCGGCGACATTGTTGTGATTGCCGGTGGCGTAATTCCGCCCAAGGATTTCGACTGGCTCCGGGAACAGGGGGTTGCAGCCGTTTTCGGACCTGGCACGCATATTCCTAATGCCGCCCTGGAAGTCCTGCAGGCCATTGAAAGCTCAGCCCAAAAAATGGCCTGAAGCATCCGTTTTTGCGCATTGACTTAGTCCAAAAAGGCCGCAGGCAAACCCTTCGGCCTTTTTGCGATTGGAGACCTCATCAAAAGGAAACTTCAGCAGAAAACTACCCTGACGCAAAACGAAAATATAACCGGCAGAATGGGGCAGTGTGCTCCGGCATATTCCAAAAAGGTATGCCGCGTGCGTTGCAGGCAACAGCGCTGCAAACGGGAGAATGTTGACGTACGCTGCGTTTTCTCTGCATCCGCATGAGCAGCGGTGTTGTGTAAGGACAGCGTAATTAACGGTTTGCAAAAAATAATCATCTCGCCGTGAATAATGCGGGATAATACAGCCAATAATGTCTGTGCTACGTAACTTTAGGATCCGCACCTAAAACTTCATCAAAAGCTAAATCACGGCACAATTCAGGCCGCTTTATTTCTATGAAACATTTCTGGGACGAACGCTACCGACTTCCTGAGTATGCCTACGGAACGGAACCCAATGTCTTTTTTAAAGAAAAACTTGCAACTCTCAGCCCCGGCAGGATATTGCTGCCCGGTGAAGGGGAAGGCCGCAATGCCGTTTGGGCCGCACAGCAGGGCTGGCAGGTCACAGCCATTGATTTCAGCACTACAGGCCGGCGCAAGGCCATGCAGCTTGCCAGAAAACAGGGCGTACAAATTGCGTATCAGGTAGAGTCGTTTCACAAAGTTACGCCCGAGCCTGAAAGTTTCGACGCAGCAGCGGTTATTTTTTTCCATGTGCCCGCCTTGTTCATGGAGCGCGCTTTTGCCAAAATTACCCAAAGCCTCAAACCCGGCGGCACCCTCATAGCCGAGCTGTATGCAGCCGCACAACTGGGACGCAACTCCGGCGGACCACAGTCGCCCGAGCTCCTATACACGCCTGAGCAAATTGCGCAATGGACCGAAGGCCTTCACCATCACGAACTCGTCCAAACGGAAACCGTCCTGAACGAAGGCCGCTTTCATCAGGGTGAAGCAGTCGTTATACGGATAGTTGCGCAAAAGCCGACGCCATAGCGTAAGCCTCAGCTGTCAGCTGTTCGGGTCTCATCCTTTCCGCTACGCTCAAGCTGATTGGTCTCGGTAACAATATTCTTCACGATCTCATCAAGCTTCCCGACCTCATCGCTGAGATGACCAAGGTACTGTTGAAGTTCTTCCGGCGTCATTTCCTCATCCGTCTGAATCATGTTGCTGATAGCCAGAATGTTGGCGATCGGGCGCCTTACCCCATGGGATTGCTGCCAGGCTATTTTACGCAAAAACATATTCTGCCGCAGGATGATATCCTGACGCCGCTTAAGCTCAGATACATCCTGCAAAATAATGATGGTGTACAGCTTTCCGGAATTGATGAAAACATTGTAGCTGCAACTCATCATCAGGGTCTGCCCGTCCGCTTTATTGATCTCTGTAAACCGTTCGTTTATAAGGGAAGCATCGCTGGCAGAAGCCGGGTCTGTGCGGTGCTGACCAAAATAGCGGATCAGGTCTTCGGCATAGGAAGCGCGCTGCGCCTCAGGAATCAGCGCGTCAAGTTTCAGGACCGTCGCCTCCGCCTCTGAAAATCCCAGCACGTTTTCAAACTGTTCATTCACATACGAGATCTGAAAACGATCGTCGGCAATCAACAGCGGGTGCGGGATGGCTTCGATGGTTTTGTTGAGACGCTCCTTGTTTTCGCGCAGCTCAATTTCGCGGGATTTTCGGTCGGTTATATCAGCAACATTTTGCGCGATACCGCTGATGTTTCCAGCCTTATCATACACCGGATAAATAAAATAGCGCCACCACTTGCCCCGATAATCCTTCTCAAAATAGGCCGTTTCACCAAGCAGTGCGCGCCTGTAATGCTGTTCAAATTCGCTGACTTCACCCGGCAGGATATACGAGAGTGCCGGCAAACCGGTCTGTTGGGGTTTCCCAAAAACCTGTTTCACCAAAGTCTCGGCCACCTTGTTGAAAAACAGCACCCTAAGCTCCTTATCTATGAAAGTTACCGCCTGATCGGCACTGTCATAAATGGCGCGCAGCATGCCTTCCTGAAGCCGGATTTTATCCTCTGTTTCTTTTCGTTTGGTGATATCACGGTTCAGAATAACCACCTTTTCTGCATCAAGCGGTGCGAGATTGGCCTCAAACCAGTTGTCCTGCCCGCTGCCCGCAAGACGGTACTCCACGCGGCGGGCAGACTCCCCCTGAGAGAGCTGCCGGAGAGCGGTACGGAAAGCAACCCGAACCCGCGCAGGCAGCAGACCCTGCAGGGCACTTTCTTCAAAACCTGCCGCGGGCACAAAACCCTGTTTGCCATCCTCCGCGTGTCCCCACTCCATAATATTGCCGTTCAGGTCAGCAATCAGCAGCATATCAGGAATGGCCGCAATAATGGAAGCAAGATAATCCCGCTGCAGGCTACTGTCGGTCGGCGCGCTCTTCGGAAGCACGCTGTTTTGCACAACCGGCACAAACAAAGCAAGTAAAAGCCCCTCATCACCACTTTTGTCCCCGAAATACAAAACTTCGGCCTCGACCGGATTTCCGGCTGTTGTAAACAGCGTGCGCAGCCCAAAAACGGCTTTGGGTACCTTCCCGCCCGCGGGACAATCCGGCTGCGCAGCATGTGCGCATAAACGCCTCAGGCTGCCATGCGAGCCGGACTGAATCAGGCCAAAAAGCGAAGGATATTCCGGCATATCCCCCATCAGCTTTTTGAAAGCGGGATTATAAGCCTTCAGATCGCCATCAGGCGTGATAACAGCGGCCGCTGAAACAAGTGAATTTTTGAGATAAGGGGGAAGCATTACAGCAAGTCAAATCAAATCAAATCAATAAAAAAGGGAACCCAGTCAGGCTTGTTTGTTTGGGTCTCAGCATGAAGGAATCATTCCTAACCCGCATTATTCACCAAGAAATTTTCTTGCTGGCAAGGCGAATCTGAAAACTGAGCGGAAGGGTACCTAAGTACCCTGAGCATGAGTTTTCAGATTCAACGCCGCCAGCGGGGAAATTTCGCAGTCTTTACACCACACTCAAATTTGGGCTACCGGTTTTTTTTAGCTAAGCCTAATGTAACTCATACTTAGCAAATAAATCCTGTTTAACTGTGAATAATGCGGGTTAAAATACGGCATATTTTGACTTTATTAACATGGCTAAGCTGCAAATCCGGATTTCGCAATCTGCGGCATCGCTGTTATTTTCGGTTTACGTACGCCTCATCACACAAAAACCCACTCATCTGAAAAAACCGCTGAGCCCATGACCAAATCAGAAGCCGAAAACTTGCTCGAAAGCTTCATCGAAAACGAAAACCTGCGCCATCACTGCCGCATGGTAGCTGCCGCCATGACCGCCTACGCCCAAAAGCTGGGCAAAAACGAGCAGCAAACCCACGAATGGTTCCTCGCCGGCCTGTTGCACGACCTCGACTGGGAGAAACACCCCGATGCCCATCCCAACTATGCCCTGACCGAAGTTTTTCCCCAATACGACTTGCCGGAGTCCGTAACCGAAGCCATCCGCGCACACGCCCCGGAACGCACCGGCAAGCAGCCCGAGACCGAAATCGAGCGCTACCTCTTTGCCTGCGACGAGCTCAGCGGTTTCATGCACGCCGTCTCCCTCATGCGCCCCGAAGGCTTTTCCGGCATGAAGGCCAAATCGGTCACCAAAAAGATGAAGGACAAACGTTTTGCCGCAAACGTCAGCCGCGACGACATCCGGCAGGGCGCGGAGCTCATCCAAACCGAACTGGCCACGCACATCCTGTTCCTCGCGGAAGTATTCGAAAGCAACCCCTAACCTCTGGCAGCCTCGCCATTTCCGGCTTTTTTATTTTTTTGGGAAAACCCCGTGAACATCAGGGGGTACGGGGTAGTTTGAAAGATCCCAAGCCTAAGATGGGTCCCTTGCTTTTTGGTGCCCGTGTCAGCCCTGCGGATGTCAGCCGCATGCCGGTATCCATAACATGCCATCCGTAAGGCCTCAAACATGAAATCCGGGAAAGCTACCGACCCAAAGCGTACAAAATGCCGCCCAGCAGGTGATCAAGAAACAGCGGCTCTTCAAAGGATTCTTTGGTGTGCCCCAGCCCCGTATAAAAAGCCCGCCCACCGTCGAAGTCGTGATACCACGCGATCGGGTGATTCCCGGGGTGATCGCTGCCCTCATAGCTGTCCGTATCGAGCCGCAACAGCACCTGGGTCGCTCCGCTGATAAAGCTGAAGTTGTACCACTCATCTTCCCGCTCCCAGCGCTCCGGCAAAGGGCGGGTTGCCGGATGATTCCTGTTGACCACCTCAAGTACAGCCTGCCTCACATTCGGGTTATTGGGATGATTGCTAAACCGCGCACCCACCAGCTCCCCGAACCACGGCCACTCGTACTCGGTGTCCGTAGCGGAATGCACCCCGGCAAATCCGCCGCCGTTTTGGATGAAAGCCTTAAATGCCTGACGCTGATCATCTCTTGAAAAAACATCTTCTGTCGTGTTCAGAAATAGCACCGCCTGATAGCGGCTCAGGTTATCCGGCGAAAAATAAGCCGGGTCTTCCGTGTGCTTCACGCTGAAGCCGTTGTCGGAACCCAGCCGCTTGACGGCCTCAACACCCGCCTCAATCGAATCATGACGCCAGCCGCTTGTTTTCGTGTAAACCAGCAGCCGGTCCGTTGCGCCTTCAACCTCAAGTTGCGTAGGCCCGCTGTAGTCTGATTGCTGATCTTGAGCGTCGCCGCCACAAGCAGTCAGGGCAAACCCAAGGGCGAAAAGCAGGAACGGCAAAAGGCTTGCGCAGGTCATTTCAAAGCATTTCATGGCAATCGTCAGTTAGGATTAGGATGAAAGGTGAAAAGAGAGGTAAAGCAAAGCCACAGCCCGTGCTGCGTTTCAGGCCGGAAAACTCAGCGCAGGCTTCGGGACACATCCTCCAGGAAAATCTCAAAAAACCGGTTTACGTCCGGCAGCACCTCGTTGAGCGTGTGACCTGCCGGGAGCAACATCAGCCGTAGCCGTTCCTGAAAATGATGCGCGAAACGGATGGCATTTTCCGGTGGGATGATTTCATCCTGCCAACCGTGTATCAGGCTTACGGGACAGCGCAAATCCGGCAGCGGCTCGGTCTCGTAACCGGGCATGAACACGGCAGGAGCCATCAGAAAGATGCCGGACGGCCGCAGCTCCTCCGCAAGTTCGCGGGCCGCAAGCAGACTCACCGCGCCGCCCATGCTTGAACCGACCAGAAGCCAGGGCGTGTCCGGATGTTCGGCGGCAAAGTC
This genomic stretch from Cyclonatronum proteinivorum harbors:
- a CDS encoding class I SAM-dependent methyltransferase, which translates into the protein MKHFWDERYRLPEYAYGTEPNVFFKEKLATLSPGRILLPGEGEGRNAVWAAQQGWQVTAIDFSTTGRRKAMQLARKQGVQIAYQVESFHKVTPEPESFDAAAVIFFHVPALFMERAFAKITQSLKPGGTLIAELYAAAQLGRNSGGPQSPELLYTPEQIAQWTEGLHHHELVQTETVLNEGRFHQGEAVVIRIVAQKPTP
- the scpA gene encoding methylmalonyl-CoA mutase, with amino-acid sequence MSPVPDSPLFAKWKTQAEKFLKGAPLESLFYETPEGITMKPIYTSEDLSALPWKDSLPGQEPFTRGPYPTMYTQRPWTIRQYAGFSTAEESNAFYRKALAAGQRGLSVAFDLATHRGYDSDHPRVEGDVGKAGVAIDSVEDMKILFDGIPLDKMSVSMTMNGAVLPVLASYIVAAEEQGVTQEQLSGTIQNDILKEFMVRNTYIYPPQPSMRIVSDIIAHTSRYMPRYNSISISGYHMQEAGANSVLELAFTIADGLEYVEAAQTAGLDVDDFAPRLSFFFAIGMNFLMEVAKLRAARTLWAEMMKKRYSPKNPKSLMLRTHCQTSGWSLTAQDPLNNVVRTTIEAMAAVLGGTQSLHTNSYDEALSLPTDTAARIARNTQLIISEETDITKTVDPFAGSYAVESLTMELVEKARAIIDEVTELGGMAKAIESGMPKMRIEEAAAIKQAGIDKGDVTIVGVNKYRLAKEDDIEVLDIDNTEVRRKQIERLEKVKAARDNGKVEAALNKLREAATNPDINLLEASIEAARVRCTVGEISEALEKVWGRHNATAQTISGVYESAYKADDSYTKIKKAIEAFAGQEGRRPRMLVVKMGQDGHDRGAKVVATAFADIGFDVDMGPLFSTPEEAAKMAVENDVHVVGVSSLAAGHKTLIPKLISELKKQDAGDIVVIAGGVIPPKDFDWLREQGVAAVFGPGTHIPNAALEVLQAIESSAQKMA
- a CDS encoding ring-cleaving dioxygenase, with the protein product MKANVHGLHHITAIAGDPQENLDFYTKVMGLRLVKKSINQDAPDTYHLFFADRDGNPGTDLTFFPWPAMGPAKTGAGMANEVIFAIPNGSMPYWQERLQEHGISVREEVRFGEQHLVFSDPHGLGLALTENEDARDFAAWERSPVPAAKQLRGMHNVRFQVRELKYTEMLLTEGLGYTRISEDDGWVRFGVEGGTSGKLIEVHADASLGLGRWGTGGIHHLAWRVKDSEEEMTIRNRVLQFGLSPSPQIDRFWFKSVYFKEPGGVLFELATDGPGFDRDEDPDKLGETLILPPWYEPKRDLIEAGLPPLKYELS
- a CDS encoding PAS domain S-box protein, which gives rise to MLPPYLKNSLVSAAAVITPDGDLKAYNPAFKKLMGDMPEYPSLFGLIQSGSHGSLRRLCAHAAQPDCPAGGKVPKAVFGLRTLFTTAGNPVEAEVLYFGDKSGDEGLLLALFVPVVQNSVLPKSAPTDSSLQRDYLASIIAAIPDMLLIADLNGNIMEWGHAEDGKQGFVPAAGFEESALQGLLPARVRVAFRTALRQLSQGESARRVEYRLAGSGQDNWFEANLAPLDAEKVVILNRDITKRKETEDKIRLQEGMLRAIYDSADQAVTFIDKELRVLFFNKVAETLVKQVFGKPQQTGLPALSYILPGEVSEFEQHYRRALLGETAYFEKDYRGKWWRYFIYPVYDKAGNISGIAQNVADITDRKSREIELRENKERLNKTIEAIPHPLLIADDRFQISYVNEQFENVLGFSEAEATVLKLDALIPEAQRASYAEDLIRYFGQHRTDPASASDASLINERFTEINKADGQTLMMSCSYNVFINSGKLYTIIILQDVSELKRRQDIILRQNMFLRKIAWQQSHGVRRPIANILAISNMIQTDEEMTPEELQQYLGHLSDEVGKLDEIVKNIVTETNQLERSGKDETRTADS
- a CDS encoding RNA polymerase sigma factor, with the translated sequence MNDFSRFITAILEDDQAAMNRYAQEVTRVLTDFLMIHFQVKKADAEDCAQNVLLMVISKTKAGELTPDKPPAYMLISARNEYFRLYKDQKRNGELPDHDLIESPLENPGELLVSKELKDILYYCIGKLSAGYQKLVLYMLKNPDEKAEGLARELNTSVNNIWTRKHRLNQKLMECMKKKI
- a CDS encoding ThuA domain-containing protein encodes the protein MKCFEMTCASLLPFLLFALGFALTACGGDAQDQQSDYSGPTQLEVEGATDRLLVYTKTSGWRHDSIEAGVEAVKRLGSDNGFSVKHTEDPAYFSPDNLSRYQAVLFLNTTEDVFSRDDQRQAFKAFIQNGGGFAGVHSATDTEYEWPWFGELVGARFSNHPNNPNVRQAVLEVVNRNHPATRPLPERWEREDEWYNFSFISGATQVLLRLDTDSYEGSDHPGNHPIAWYHDFDGGRAFYTGLGHTKESFEEPLFLDHLLGGILYALGR
- a CDS encoding M13 family metallopeptidase; its protein translation is MIRPLISFLLFALLFSPLVAAQPAVPVSDTGERETRTASKSDRELSSGIYTHFMDTSVHPGDDFYQFVNGLWLEQTEIPGDRARWGSFDELREIADGHVLEIIREAAEAQAPHGSDQQKIGDMFRAFMNTDLLEQLRLEPLSPQLAQIDELESHADLAGLWGYFQRYRAGIPISLFVGQDPQQSDRYITSGSQSGLGLPDRDFYLNDDDRSLALLEAYRTYIQTLWELAGWDNPAQAAETVIRLETGIAEHHWTRVESRDRVATYNLMTTTELAETAPGLDWPVFLEAAGLADIEELVVRQPSYFTAFAAMQAEVPVSDWQTYLRFHLLRSSAPNLSADFDDAHFRFYGQVLSGQQEQRSRELRGVAATESVLGFMVGQKYVAQHFPREASERMDEMIDNLLVAFEQSIKGLTWMTDATKEEALAKLSTFTTKIGYPEVWRDYDCLEIHPDELIGNLRRSAVCEYERNIERLGQPIDTTEWGMTPQTVNAYYRASLNEIVFPAAILQPPFFDVEAEDAVNYGAIGAVIGHEISHGFDDQGRRSDGEGNLRDWWTEDDEDAFGKLAQRMIDFYSSFNPIDDMFINGALALGENIADLGGMNVAWQAYLNSLNGAEPPVIDGFTAQQRFLIGWGQIWRTKFTDEALRRQLVTGPHSPGRYRVLGIVPNLDIFYEAFDVTPDNQMYKPQEERILIW
- a CDS encoding HD domain-containing protein, producing the protein MTKSEAENLLESFIENENLRHHCRMVAAAMTAYAQKLGKNEQQTHEWFLAGLLHDLDWEKHPDAHPNYALTEVFPQYDLPESVTEAIRAHAPERTGKQPETEIERYLFACDELSGFMHAVSLMRPEGFSGMKAKSVTKKMKDKRFAANVSRDDIRQGAELIQTELATHILFLAEVFESNP